The Chryseobacterium indicum genome includes a window with the following:
- a CDS encoding acyl-CoA dehydrogenase family protein, whose translation MSYYSLTSIPDYYGIDALLTEEHKLIRQSVRDWVESFVMPQIDHAAQNHTDIPNLMKELGQIGALGPYIPVEYGGSGLDQISYGLIMQELERGDSAVRSAASVQSSLVMFPINEFGSEEQKRKYLPKLAAGEMIGSFGLTEPNHGSDPGSMETHFKDMGDHYLLNGAKMWITNSPLCDIAVVWAKNEEGKIQGLIVERGMEGFTTPETHNKWSLRASKTGELVFNDVKVPKENLLPGVTGLKGPLSCLNSARYGISWGVIGAAIDCYCTAVQYSKERKQFGKPIGSYQLQQKKLAEFLTEITKAQLLCLQLGNLKNDHKATPAQISMAKRNNVKMAIDIARESRQILGGMGIMGEFPMMRHAANLESVITYEGTHDVHLLITGLDITGINAF comes from the coding sequence ATGTCATATTATTCCCTTACCAGCATTCCCGATTATTACGGGATCGATGCTTTACTTACTGAAGAACATAAACTTATCCGACAGTCTGTAAGAGACTGGGTAGAAAGTTTTGTGATGCCGCAGATTGATCATGCTGCCCAAAACCACACCGACATCCCGAATTTAATGAAGGAATTGGGACAAATCGGAGCTTTAGGACCTTATATTCCGGTTGAATACGGCGGTTCCGGACTGGATCAGATTTCTTACGGTCTGATTATGCAGGAGCTTGAAAGAGGGGATTCTGCGGTGCGCTCTGCTGCCTCTGTACAGAGTTCTCTGGTGATGTTCCCTATTAATGAATTTGGTTCGGAAGAACAGAAAAGAAAATATTTACCCAAATTAGCTGCCGGGGAAATGATCGGTTCTTTCGGTTTAACGGAGCCAAACCACGGTTCTGATCCGGGTTCTATGGAAACCCATTTTAAAGACATGGGAGATCATTATCTTCTGAATGGTGCTAAAATGTGGATCACCAACTCTCCTCTTTGCGATATTGCCGTAGTCTGGGCAAAAAATGAAGAAGGAAAAATTCAGGGACTGATTGTTGAAAGAGGAATGGAAGGTTTTACAACACCTGAAACTCACAATAAATGGAGCTTAAGAGCTTCAAAAACAGGAGAACTGGTTTTTAATGATGTAAAAGTTCCGAAAGAAAATCTTCTTCCCGGAGTAACAGGATTGAAAGGACCTTTATCTTGTTTAAATTCAGCAAGATATGGTATTTCGTGGGGGGTTATCGGAGCAGCGATTGATTGCTACTGTACTGCGGTTCAGTATTCTAAAGAAAGAAAACAGTTCGGAAAACCAATCGGATCTTATCAGTTGCAGCAGAAAAAATTAGCTGAATTTTTAACGGAAATCACTAAAGCTCAACTACTTTGCCTACAGCTAGGAAATCTTAAAAACGATCATAAAGCAACTCCTGCCCAGATTTCAATGGCAAAAAGAAACAACGTTAAAATGGCGATTGATATTGCAAGAGAATCCCGCCAGATTCTTGGAGGTATGGGAATTATGGGTGAATTCCCGATGATGCGCCACGCAGCCAACCTTGAATCTGTAATTACTTATGAAGGAACTCACGACGTTCATTTATTGATTACAGGTCTTGATATTACAGGAATTAACGCCTTCTAA